In one Gracilinanus agilis isolate LMUSP501 chromosome 6, AgileGrace, whole genome shotgun sequence genomic region, the following are encoded:
- the LOC123251511 gene encoding 40S ribosomal protein S6-like — translation MKLNISFPATGCQKLIKLDDERKLQTFYEKWIATEVSADALGEEWKGYVVCISGGNDKQGFPMKQGVLAHGRVCLLLHKGHSCYRPRRTGERKHKSDRVCIVDANLSVFNLVIVKKGEKDIPGLTDTTVPHRLGPKRASRIQKLFNLSKEDDVQQYVVRNPLKKEGKKHRTKAPKIQSLVTPHVLKHKCRHIALKKQRTQKNKEEAAEYAKLLAKRMKEAKEKRQEQIAKRR, via the coding sequence ATGAAGCTCAACATTTCTTTCCCAGCCACTGGCTGTCAGAAACTCATCAAATTAGATGATGAGAGAAAGCTACAGACCTTTTATGAGAAATGGATAGCCACTGAAGTTTCTGCTGATGCTCTGGGTGAAGAATGGAAGGGTTATGTGGTCTGTATCAGTGgtggaaatgacaaacaaggttTCCCCATGAAGCAGGGTGTTTTGGCTCACGGACGAGTCTGCCTGCTGCTCCATAAGGGCCATTCTTGCTATCGCCCTAGaagaacaggagaaagaaaacataaatctGATAGGGTCTGTATTGTTGATGCCAATTTGAGTGTTTTCAACTTGGTTATTGTAAAGAAAGGTGAGAAAGATATACCTGGACTGACAGATACAACTGTGCCTCATCGCCTAGGGCCAAAGAGAGCTAGCAGAAtccaaaaacttttcaatttgtcCAAAGAAGATGATGTCCAGCAGTATGTTGTGAGAAATCCCCTcaagaaagaaggcaaaaaacaCAGGACTAAGGCTCCTAAAATCCAGAGCTTGGTGACTCCCCATGTTTTGAAGCACAAATGTAGACACATTGCTTTGAAAAAGCAGCGTACTCAGAAGAACAAGGAAGAAGCAGCAGAATATGCCAAGCTTTTGGCTAAGAGAATGAAGGAGGCTAAAGAAAAACGACAGGAACAGATTGCCAAGAGACGTTGA